A genomic window from Papaver somniferum cultivar HN1 unplaced genomic scaffold, ASM357369v1 unplaced-scaffold_15, whole genome shotgun sequence includes:
- the LOC113335731 gene encoding protein MAINTENANCE OF MERISTEMS-like, with protein MLSRITSRFAQGKKMNNKKRKGKGPMEPEIDPNVGDLEVPDTGFDEDSEDETTPSVVSLDNYNCLEDSDKHASTDITYSSDPKFRYQHRGSLFSVIVYYKEITKHSPKIKYIIDKAGWGRLLAMEIGEASHPVIDYLVERWWDTTHTFHFPFGEMGFTPLDWVVLTGLSIGIGDDVPYNPVKYKFDYVPNLDDKLAEKVARAFFMYVLGNFFFSNAKNYIDAAWLAAFEDLNAVDMYDWGGPAFAKLYVALNASGRGQKSLTGPFQILEFWGYEYLGICRPCDPTSEEKWPRTSRWKAKKKTIDIVHCRNALNQLTADIVTWRPWESAIGVLDSDVGRRAVELSNKRVIFTWIGKNMWYLGERSWRQNHPTFGIPRNPPFKIGEVSHEKAKLVKEAGWVDANMFVKAVSYNMYLRYWRHVTNFHQFVTKVDWVVELHGVDGDRVKHLIQRPAQHVPIPPPQQLSYPEAYNLVQEHADFNRAFREFVLYETEDRMIRLKAKDEVIRGLAARNNYLEDQMQFRMQQTPRPPIGFGSFSETIPPAVWAPVSQASTMSSVNPLRE; from the exons ATGTTGAGCAGAATAACGTCGAGATTTGCACAAGGAAAAAAGATGAATAATAAGAAACGCAAAGGTAAAGGTCCAATGGAGCCTGAAATAGACCCTAATGTTGGAGATTTGGAAGTTCCAGATACCGGGTTCGATGAAGATAGCGAAGATGAAACAACACCGTCCGTGGTATCCCTAGATAACTACAATTGCCTGGAAGATAGTGACAAACACGCTTCTACAGATATTACATATTCAAGCGATCCAAAATTCAGGTACCAACATCGTGGTTCACTCTTTTCGGTCATTGTTTATTATAAGGAGATAACAAAACATAGTCCAAAAATTAAATACATTATCGACAAGGCAGGATGGGGACGTTTATTAGCCATGGAAATAGGAGAAGCATCACACCCAGTGATTGATTATCTTGTTGAACGTTGGTGGGATACAACGCATACTTTTCACTTCCCTTTTGGTGAAATGGGATTCACGCCGCTTGATTGGGTAGTGTTGACAGGATTGAGTATTGGAATTGGGGATGATGTTCCGTATAACCCAGTCAAGTACAAATTTGATTATGTCC CTAATTTGGATGACAAACTTGCAGAAAAAGTGGCGAGggccttttttatgtatgttttgggaaattttttcttttccaatgCAAAGAACTACATTGATGCGGcttggttagctgcttttgaggATCTAAATGCAGTTGATATGTATGACTGGGGTGGTCCTGCTTTTGCAAAATTGTATGTGGCACTCAACGCATCTGGTAGGGGACAGAAGTCATTAACTGGGCCgttccaaatattagag ttttggggatATGAATATCTGGGCATATGTAGACCGTGCGACCCAACTAGTGAAGAAAAATGGCCAAGAACTTCCCGGTGGAAAGCGAAGAAAAAGACTATCGATATTGTTCACTGTAGGAATGCGCTTAATCAGTTGACTGCAGACATCGTGACATGGAGACCGTGGGAATCCGCCAttggtgttcttgactctgatGTTGGTCGCAGGGCTGTGGAGCTTTCAAACAAAAGGGTTATATTTACTTGGATTGGCAAG AATATGTGGTACCTAGGAGAACGATCTTGGAGGCAAAATCATCCTACTTTTGGAATTCCTAGAAATCCACCATTTAAAATTGGCGAGGTCAGTCATGAGAAAGCAAAACTTGTGAAAGAAGCTGGATGGGTAGATGCAAATATGTTTGTGAAAGCTGTTTCATATAATATGTATCTGCGATATTGGCGACATGTAACTAACTTCCATCAATTCGTGACCAAAGTCGATTGGGTAGTTGAATTACACGGGGTTGATGGTGACCGTGTTAAACACCTTATTCAACGACCTGCTCAGCATGTACCtattccaccaccacaacaattATCATAC CCTGAAGCTTATAATCTGGTTCAAGAACATGCCGATTTTAATCGTGCGTTTCGCGAGTTTGTATTATATGAAACGGAAGACAGGATGATACGTTTAAAGGCAAAAGATGAAGTAATACGAGGCCTTGCAGCTCGTAACAATTACCTGGAGGATCAGATGCAATTCCGTATGCAACAAACGCCGCGTCCCCCTATTGGATTCGGCAGTTTTTCTGAAACTATCCCACCAGCGGTGTGGGCTCCAGTGAGTCAAGCATCAACAATGTCGTCTGTTAACCCCCTCCGAGAATGA
- the LOC113335732 gene encoding uncharacterized protein LOC113335732, producing the protein MTWSHTRIKIPRNREAGDILLWNDYFSDNPTYPANIFRRRFRMRRELFNRILADVVSRNPYFAQKRDACGILGLSPHQKVTAAIRMLAYGCAADAIDEYLRIGETTVLEATRRFCKTIVVLYGKEYLRSPTAESGVYTAYKGSESIVLEAVVSHDLWFWHAFFGMPGSCNDINVMNRSYIFRKLINGKTPPVNFEVNGHAYDMGYYLGDGIYPQIATIVMAIKQPDTPKKYKFSSMQEGARKDVERGFGVLQQQFAIVKQPARMWNPDVLAYIMKTVIILHNMIVEDERLPGDWPHEYDSRSRSAPVNISRVGTEELSRMRAAHRRHAIHNKETHFRLRQDLIEHIWSNFGDNY; encoded by the exons ATGACATGGTCTCATACTCGTATAAAAATACCAAGAAATCGTGAAGCCGGAGATATACTTCTCTGGAATGACTACTTTTCTGACAACCCCACCTACCCAGCTAACATATTTCGTAGGAGATTCAGAATGCGGCGAGAATTGTTCAACCGAATATTGGCAGATGTGGTGTCTAGAAATCCTTATTTTGCTCAAAAAAGAGATGCTTGTGGCATTCTTGGATTATCCCCTCATCAGAAAGTAACTGCAGCAATCcgaatgttagcttatggatgtgcAGCAGATGCAATAGATGAGTATTTACGCATTGGAGAAACCACCGTTTTAGAAGCAACCCGTCGGTTTTGCAAGACGATTGTGGTAttatatgggaaagaatatttacgCTCACCAACTGCGG AATCAGGAgtatacaccgcgtataaagggagtgaAAGTATTGTGCTAGAGGCAGTGGTGTCACATGATCTCTGGTTTTGGCATGcgttttttggtatgcccggctcCTGCAATGATATTAATGTAATGAATCGTTCTTATATTTTTCGAAAACTTATCAACGGGAAAACACCACCGGTGAACTTTGAAGTAAACGGGCATGCATATGATATGGGATATTATCTCGGTGATGGCATTTATCCACAGATTGCTACTATTGTGATGGCCATTAAACAACCAGATACAccgaaaaaatataaattttcatcgatgcaagagggagCACGGAAAGATGTAGAGCGTGGATTTGGTGTACTGCAACAACAATTTGCCATTGTCAAACAACCTGCACGAATGTGGAACccggatgtgcttgcctatataatGAAAACGGTTATtattttacataatatgatagtggaGGATGAGCGTCTTCCCGGTGATTGGCCACATGAATATGACTCACGTAGCAGGTCGGCACCGGTGAATATATCGAGGGTAGGTACTGAGGAACTTTCCAGAATGAGAGCTGCACATCGGCGTCATGCTATACACAATAAAGAAACACATTTTCGCTTGCGTCAAGATTTAATCGAACACATATGGTCAAATTTTGGAGATAATTATTAA
- the LOC113335733 gene encoding uncharacterized protein LOC113335733 — protein MAPRGPNFTTEEDTMICRIHLAISQDSATGTDQPERVLWSRIKDKLEEALPCKPKRTWTSIQSRFQGISRQVSLYSAKVLEVDGEYHSRWNEVLRVEEIRKRFKESNGNKKFKHEECYEILKDSIKYSGRSTFVFDSGQEMEDSQSGEENADIEETIPGESSDDLDIGDIENTRKRQLGKKASKQLKKTGRAKSNAQEEMLEDIIKEQQSFNEHYKAQSLMKMGQRQAEFEAIQAKSAAKFAAKQARQEKLDLKKEADDDLAIMLKDVSTLDL, from the exons ATGGCACCACGCGGTCCCAATTTTACAACAGAAGAAGATACAATGATATGTAGAATCCATTTAGCCATATCTCAAGATTCTGCTACCGGAACCGATCAACCAGAAAGAGTATTATGGAGTCGGATCAAAGATAAGTTGGAAGAAGCCCTGCCTTGTAAACCAAAACGTACTTGGACTTCTATCCAGAGTcgatttcagggaataagtaGACAGGTTTCACTTTATTCTGCAAAAGTGTTGGAAGTTGATGGTGAATATCATAGCAGATGGAATGAAGTCTTGAGG GTTGAAGAGATAAGAAAGCGATTCAAAGAAAGTAATGGtaacaaaaaatttaagcacgaagagtgctacgaaATTCTAAAAGATAGTATCAAATATTCAGGACGGTCGACGTTTGTGTTTGATTCAGGCCAAGAAATGGAAGATTCTCAGAGTGGTGAGGAAAACGCTGATATTGAGGAAACAATTCCAGGCGAGTCCAGTGATGATCTAGATATTGGAGATATAGAGAACACACGTAAGCGTCAGTTGGGGAAGAAAGCATCGAAACAActaaagaaaacagggagagcaaAATCCAATGCCCAGGAGGAAATGCTAGAGGATATAATTAAGGAGCAGCAAAGTTTCAATGAACATTACAAAGCACAATCACTAATGAAGATGGGACAGAGACAAGCTGAGTTTGAAGCAATACAAGCTAAGTCTGCGGCAAAGTTTGCGGCGAAACAAGCTAGGCAAGAAAAACTCGATTTAAAGAAAGAAGCGGACGATGACTTGGCCATAATGTTGAAGGATGTCTCTACATTGGACCTGTAA